From the genome of Candidatus Polarisedimenticolia bacterium, one region includes:
- a CDS encoding ABC transporter ATP-binding protein, with amino-acid sequence MTPELVIDSVTKTYPNGVQALKGVSLRIPAGMFGLLGPNGAGKSTLMRTIATLQEPDRGTITFGDIDVLRQKDRVRRTLGYLPQEFGVYPKVTALELLDHFAVLKGLVDRRQRGEIVDSVLRRTNLWDVRKRRLGTFSGGMKQRFGIAQALLGSPRLMIVDEPTAGLDPAERLRFHNMLSEIGENVVVILSTHIVEDVSDLCSRMAIIASGRVLLSGEPQSAIDSLRGRVWKKVVPREQLADHERDLAVISTHLVAGRTAIHVLAPTRPDASFEEVPADLEDVYFSTLRSAEAKAA; translated from the coding sequence ATGACCCCGGAACTCGTGATCGACAGCGTGACCAAGACCTACCCCAACGGCGTGCAGGCCCTCAAGGGGGTCTCGCTGCGGATTCCCGCGGGGATGTTCGGGCTCCTGGGGCCGAACGGCGCGGGCAAGTCGACCCTGATGCGCACCATCGCCACCCTGCAGGAGCCCGACCGAGGCACGATCACCTTCGGCGACATCGACGTCCTGCGGCAGAAGGATCGCGTCCGGCGGACCCTCGGCTACCTGCCGCAGGAGTTCGGCGTCTACCCGAAGGTCACAGCACTCGAGCTGCTCGACCATTTCGCGGTCCTCAAGGGGCTCGTCGACCGGCGGCAGCGCGGCGAAATCGTGGATTCCGTCCTGCGTCGCACCAACCTGTGGGATGTGCGCAAGCGGCGGCTCGGCACGTTTTCCGGCGGGATGAAGCAGCGCTTCGGGATCGCCCAGGCCCTCCTGGGCAGCCCGCGGCTCATGATCGTGGACGAGCCGACCGCGGGCCTCGATCCGGCGGAGCGGTTGCGGTTCCACAACATGCTCAGCGAAATCGGCGAGAACGTCGTGGTCATCCTCTCCACCCATATCGTCGAGGACGTGAGCGACCTGTGCAGCCGGATGGCGATCATCGCCTCGGGCCGGGTCCTCCTCAGCGGCGAGCCGCAATCGGCGATCGACTCGCTGCGCGGCCGGGTCTGGAAGAAGGTGGTGCCGCGCGAGCAGCTGGCCGACCACGAGCGCGATCTCGCGGTCATCTCGACGCACCTGGTCGCCGGCCGGACCGCCATCCACGTCCTGGCCCCGACCCGTCCCGACGCGTCGTTCGAGGAGGTCCCGGCCGACCTGGAGGACGTCTACTTCTCCACCCTGCGCTCCGCCGAAGCGAAGGCGGCCTGA